A region from the Planctomycetota bacterium genome encodes:
- a CDS encoding AAA family ATPase has protein sequence MMATRQDPIPAGHYDARIVNSQIVDTSDGNRLDLNFEIIGGAHDGRVVTKGLHLHSRNASKQWRDRRELSHICRAVGELTPHDSSELHNIPMVIEVGMDKRRNTILSYSRSPSSDAMASSKPRRIQLTRADQIEMRPPDWLLRGMLERDTFALVFGDPGTGKSFLAIDWACRVATGTPWCGHGVKPGPVVYVAGEGRNGLGRRFRAWQEHHGVSLTDAPLFIAPAMAIPDPSQLAELLVAIEEHGPPALIVLDTLARCFGGGDENSTQDMSRFVSACDAIRRRYGCTILVVHHTGHADKNRARGAIAMKAALDAEYRMANDTGLLLSATKMKDAETPPPLALELVAVDLPDMTDDYGNAVTSAAINVLDADAGAIESAARTVAIRRSKWQRVGLEIAKRLMATGDDGQASVKDWHSECEATGMRQSTRYDVLAELHDRGDLVVEGETIVPA, from the coding sequence ATGATGGCCACACGACAAGACCCAATCCCGGCCGGGCACTACGACGCGAGGATCGTCAACTCGCAGATAGTCGACACATCGGACGGCAATCGTCTCGATCTGAACTTCGAGATCATTGGCGGTGCCCACGACGGTCGTGTTGTGACCAAGGGACTGCACCTGCACAGCCGCAATGCGAGCAAGCAGTGGCGGGACCGCCGTGAACTGTCGCACATTTGTCGGGCGGTCGGTGAACTGACGCCCCACGACAGCAGCGAATTGCACAACATCCCGATGGTGATCGAGGTCGGCATGGACAAACGGCGGAACACCATCCTGTCCTATTCGCGTTCGCCTTCGTCCGATGCAATGGCATCATCCAAGCCACGACGCATCCAACTCACGCGCGCCGACCAGATCGAGATGCGTCCACCGGACTGGCTGCTGCGCGGCATGCTGGAGCGCGACACGTTCGCTCTGGTCTTCGGCGATCCAGGCACCGGCAAAAGTTTCCTCGCTATCGACTGGGCGTGCAGGGTGGCCACGGGCACGCCCTGGTGCGGCCACGGCGTGAAGCCCGGCCCCGTGGTATACGTCGCCGGCGAGGGGCGCAACGGCCTCGGCCGGCGCTTCCGCGCGTGGCAGGAGCACCACGGCGTGAGCCTCACCGACGCGCCGCTGTTCATCGCGCCAGCGATGGCGATCCCCGATCCATCGCAACTGGCCGAACTGCTCGTCGCCATCGAAGAGCACGGCCCGCCGGCACTGATCGTACTCGACACACTCGCGCGCTGCTTCGGCGGTGGCGATGAGAACAGCACGCAGGACATGAGCCGGTTCGTGTCGGCCTGCGACGCGATCCGCCGGCGCTACGGCTGCACGATCCTCGTGGTGCACCACACGGGCCATGCGGACAAGAATCGGGCGCGCGGCGCAATCGCGATGAAGGCGGCGCTCGACGCCGAGTATCGCATGGCCAACGACACCGGCCTGCTGTTGAGCGCCACCAAGATGAAGGACGCCGAGACGCCGCCACCGTTGGCGCTGGAACTGGTAGCGGTGGACCTGCCCGACATGACCGACGACTACGGCAACGCGGTCACGTCGGCGGCGATCAACGTGCTCGACGCCGACGCGGGCGCGATTGAGTCGGCGGCGCGGACGGTGGCGATCCGGCGCAGCAAATGGCAGCGGGTTGGGCTGGAGATCGCCAAACGGTTGATGGCCACCGGTGACGATGGTCAGGCCAGCGTCAAGGACTGGCACAGCGAGTGCGAGGCCACCGGCATGCGGCAGTCCACGCGGTACGACGTGCTGGCCGAACTGCATGATCGCGGCGACCTGGTGGTGGAAGGTGAGACCATCGTTCCAGCGTGA
- a CDS encoding DUF1501 domain-containing protein, with translation MVAGSVMMPGIIDAITAGEARGAESRYAPVNPLAPKAPHFPAKAKRVIFLFMPGGVSHVDSFDPKPKLNDMDGKDNYLGSLWKPRKWGKAGIDATDLFPNIAASVDDLCLIRSMHTDHNDHFQSTLGIHTGSVSFARPCIGSWVSYGLGTFNQNLPSFMVIAPHLTYAGTQIFSNSFLPAYHQGTRVIPGPNPVMNLDPRTKVADVEQMELGLSEVFNRQHMGRHPTTDALAARIRSYETAFRMQTEAPEAFDLAGESDATLAMYGLQRGQTTGYGWQALVARRLAERGVRFIELIDVAAHDNWDAHSNMASHGPLAKNIDQPIAALIADLKQRGMLDDTLLVFTTEFGRTPRHDGPKGRSHHNRCFTSWLCGGGVKAGYVHGSSDDMGDAIATDGVHTHDFHATILHLLGLNHEKLTYNYAGRDFRLTDVAGEVVHDLIA, from the coding sequence ATGGTCGCCGGATCGGTGATGATGCCCGGGATCATCGATGCGATCACGGCCGGCGAAGCCCGCGGCGCCGAGTCGCGCTACGCCCCGGTCAATCCGCTGGCCCCCAAAGCACCGCATTTTCCCGCCAAAGCCAAGCGCGTCATCTTCCTGTTCATGCCCGGCGGCGTGTCGCATGTCGATTCGTTCGACCCCAAGCCCAAGCTCAACGACATGGACGGCAAGGACAATTACCTGGGCTCCCTCTGGAAGCCGCGCAAGTGGGGCAAGGCGGGCATCGACGCCACCGATTTGTTCCCGAATATCGCCGCGTCGGTCGATGACCTGTGCCTCATCCGCTCGATGCACACCGATCACAACGACCACTTCCAGTCCACGCTCGGCATCCACACCGGCTCCGTCTCCTTCGCCCGACCATGCATCGGCTCATGGGTCAGCTACGGGCTGGGCACGTTCAATCAGAATCTCCCCTCGTTCATGGTCATCGCCCCGCATCTGACCTACGCCGGCACGCAGATCTTCTCCAACAGCTTCCTCCCCGCGTACCATCAGGGCACGCGCGTCATCCCCGGCCCGAATCCCGTCATGAATCTCGACCCGCGCACGAAAGTCGCCGACGTCGAACAGATGGAGTTGGGCCTCAGCGAAGTGTTCAACCGGCAGCACATGGGCCGGCACCCCACGACCGACGCCCTCGCCGCCCGCATCCGAAGCTACGAAACCGCCTTCCGCATGCAGACCGAAGCCCCCGAAGCGTTCGACCTCGCCGGCGAATCCGATGCGACGCTCGCCATGTACGGACTTCAGCGCGGGCAGACGACCGGCTACGGATGGCAAGCCCTCGTCGCCCGCCGCCTCGCCGAGCGCGGCGTCCGATTCATCGAGCTCATCGACGTCGCCGCACATGACAACTGGGACGCACACTCCAACATGGCCTCGCACGGGCCGCTTGCCAAGAACATCGACCAGCCCATCGCCGCACTCATCGCCGATCTGAAGCAGCGCGGCATGCTCGATGACACGCTCCTCGTCTTCACCACCGAATTCGGCCGCACGCCCCGACACGACGGCCCCAAAGGCCGCAGCCACCACAACCGCTGCTTCACAAGCTGGCTCTGCGGCGGCGGCGTCAAAGCCGGCTACGTCCACGGCTCCAGCGACGACATGGGCGACGCCATCGCCACCGACGGCGTCCACACCCACGACTTCCACGCCACGATCCTCCACCTCCTTGGCCTCAACCACGAAAAACTCACCTACAACTATGCCGGCCGCGACTTCCGGCTCACCGACGTCGCCGGCGAAGTCGTCCACGACCTGATCGCCTGA
- a CDS encoding DUF1553 domain-containing protein, with product MAGSFRGIRWCRLNVRPYRIVRAVARTIAVIRAIRGLGPMAGKPVSQKRGGMPLDVTTIIAENSDVHVSCLRASTPSAPTVPPGPAHTRLDPPPKRLMRISNAAIPMLLMIALAIAPRLWAESPVQIAAKDLWSVQPVKDVQPPADASHFSEHPIDRFVAAGWRGHGLKPVGPADKRTLIRRAYFDLIGLPPEPGEVAAFLADKSPDAWEKLIDRLLASPAYGERWGRHWLDIVRYADTAGDNSDFPIPQLYKYRNYVIDAFNHDKPYDQFLREQIAGDLLPHKDEAQRREDVIATGYIALSRRFGSQIKNYPQYLTIEDTLDNLGKGILGLTINCARCHDHKYDPISTEDYYALYGIFDSTRYPMPGIELLQAQQDFVPLIPQKEADAILADHKVKVEAEKKKLTDLKNRREQAGRDLSAAIAEQKKTKDDAAKKAIDDKVEKLRDLEHDLGKQYVAQEHALTRVEKEKPRIDDAYAVAEGKTGDANVQIKGQPGDKGPLVPRHFLTALGGQKLPADEKGSGRLELAKWLTEPSNPLTARVMVNRIWQHHFGEGIVATPDDFGSRGKPPTHPELLDYLAKRFMDDGWSIKKMHRLIMTSKVYQLSADDGADNAKTDPANQYLWHANVRRLEAEPIRDAMLAVSGNLDRTPMTTPHPFPDPTQWKYTQHRPFRDVYPSNKRSVYLMTQRGQTHPFMATFDGPDTNACTGDRVASTTALQALYGFNDPFVHEQADSFAQRLIGAAKEDPQRIELAFQTAYARPPSESETSESLAFLDKVTQQYKASGMADNDARLEAWKSLCRVILRSNEFIFVD from the coding sequence ATGGCGGGGTCCTTTCGAGGAATAAGGTGGTGCAGGTTGAACGTTAGACCATACCGGATTGTTCGCGCCGTCGCACGGACAATCGCCGTTATTCGAGCCATACGCGGGCTCGGACCGATGGCAGGAAAACCGGTTTCTCAAAAAAGGGGTGGCATGCCTCTTGATGTCACGACTATAATAGCCGAAAATTCGGACGTACACGTATCCTGCCTCCGGGCGTCGACGCCGTCGGCCCCAACCGTCCCGCCGGGACCGGCTCACACGCGATTGGACCCGCCACCAAAACGCCTGATGAGAATATCGAACGCCGCCATTCCGATGCTGCTGATGATCGCCCTGGCGATCGCGCCCCGCCTATGGGCCGAGTCGCCGGTGCAGATTGCGGCGAAGGACCTCTGGTCGGTGCAGCCGGTCAAGGATGTGCAGCCCCCTGCCGACGCGTCGCATTTCAGCGAGCATCCCATCGACCGTTTCGTCGCCGCCGGTTGGCGCGGGCACGGGCTCAAGCCGGTCGGGCCCGCGGACAAGCGGACGCTGATCCGCCGGGCGTACTTCGATCTGATCGGCCTGCCGCCGGAGCCGGGCGAGGTCGCGGCGTTCCTCGCGGACAAAAGCCCCGATGCGTGGGAGAAGCTCATCGACCGGCTGCTCGCCTCCCCGGCGTACGGCGAGCGATGGGGCCGGCACTGGCTCGACATCGTCCGCTACGCAGACACGGCCGGCGACAACTCCGACTTCCCCATCCCGCAGCTTTACAAGTACCGCAACTACGTCATCGACGCCTTCAATCACGACAAACCCTACGACCAGTTCCTCCGCGAGCAGATCGCCGGCGACCTGTTGCCGCACAAAGACGAAGCTCAGCGCCGCGAGGATGTCATCGCCACCGGCTACATCGCCCTCTCGCGCCGGTTCGGGTCGCAGATCAAAAACTATCCGCAGTACCTGACCATCGAGGACACGCTCGACAACCTCGGCAAAGGCATCCTCGGGCTCACCATCAACTGCGCCCGCTGTCACGATCACAAATACGATCCCATCTCCACCGAAGACTACTACGCCCTCTACGGCATCTTCGACAGCACGCGCTACCCCATGCCGGGCATCGAACTTCTCCAGGCCCAGCAGGATTTCGTTCCGCTGATTCCTCAGAAGGAAGCCGATGCGATTCTCGCCGATCACAAGGTCAAGGTCGAAGCGGAGAAGAAGAAGCTCACCGACCTGAAGAACCGGCGCGAACAGGCGGGCAGGGATCTTTCCGCCGCGATCGCCGAGCAGAAAAAGACCAAGGACGACGCGGCGAAAAAAGCGATCGACGACAAGGTCGAGAAGCTGCGCGATCTGGAGCATGACCTGGGCAAGCAGTACGTGGCGCAGGAGCATGCGCTGACGCGCGTCGAAAAGGAGAAGCCGCGGATTGATGACGCCTACGCCGTGGCGGAGGGCAAGACCGGCGATGCGAATGTGCAGATCAAGGGGCAGCCCGGCGACAAGGGCCCCCTCGTGCCGCGGCATTTCCTGACGGCGCTGGGCGGGCAGAAACTGCCGGCGGACGAAAAAGGAAGCGGGCGGCTGGAGCTGGCCAAGTGGCTCACCGAGCCGTCGAACCCTCTGACGGCGCGCGTGATGGTCAATCGCATCTGGCAGCATCATTTCGGCGAAGGCATCGTCGCCACGCCCGACGACTTCGGCTCGCGCGGCAAGCCGCCGACGCACCCCGAACTGCTCGACTATCTGGCCAAGCGGTTCATGGATGACGGCTGGTCCATCAAGAAGATGCACCGGCTGATCATGACGTCCAAGGTCTACCAGCTTTCGGCTGACGACGGAGCGGACAACGCGAAGACGGACCCTGCGAATCAGTACCTCTGGCACGCCAACGTGCGGCGTCTCGAAGCGGAGCCGATTCGCGATGCGATGCTCGCCGTCAGCGGCAATCTCGATCGCACGCCGATGACGACGCCGCATCCGTTCCCCGATCCGACCCAGTGGAAGTACACGCAGCATCGCCCGTTCCGCGATGTGTATCCGTCGAACAAGCGCTCGGTCTACCTGATGACCCAGCGCGGCCAGACGCATCCGTTCATGGCGACGTTCGACGGCCCCGACACCAATGCATGCACCGGCGATCGCGTCGCATCGACGACCGCGCTTCAGGCGCTGTACGGATTCAACGATCCGTTCGTGCACGAACAGGCGGACAGCTTCGCGCAGCGACTGATCGGAGCCGCCAAGGAAGACCCGCAGCGCATCGAGCTGGCGTTCCAGACCGCCTACGCCCGCCCGCCCAGCGAATCGGAAACGAGCGAATCGCTCGCGTTTCTCGACAAGGTGACGCAGCAGTACAAGGCGTCGGGCATGGCGGACAATGATGCGCGGCTCGAAGCATGGAAGAGTTTGTGTCGCGTGATTCTTCGCTCCAACGAGTTCATTTTCGTCGACTAG
- a CDS encoding TIM barrel protein translates to MARITAIVRATARTIRYGLTFNLHHLIPRKDPAMKKFLMMTLCVLAMCAMSRPSLAEQFDTSGADKLGFKLCLQAWTNNKKTLYETLELAQQIGVHYVEMYPGQPLGGDLKGKTGPGMSDEEIAKTLEKAKSCDVTLITCGVMGIPSDEAGARATFDWAKKMGLKYINSEPDPKAFEMIDKIAGEYGIMVGIHDHPKPSRYWNPEYAYSLTKPCKNIGLCADTGHWKRSGMNPVDVVNTYGDDIVDSHFKDLVPGGGSANLHDVIWGTGESNAAGVLAALKAKGFKGPLSIEYEWKWEVEDLRKCAEFFYAECNKLAKE, encoded by the coding sequence ATGGCTCGAATAACGGCGATTGTCCGTGCGACGGCGCGAACAATCCGGTATGGTCTAACGTTCAACCTGCACCACCTTATTCCTCGAAAGGACCCCGCCATGAAGAAGTTTTTGATGATGACGCTGTGTGTGCTGGCGATGTGCGCGATGTCGCGCCCGTCGCTGGCGGAGCAATTCGACACCTCCGGCGCCGACAAGCTGGGCTTCAAGCTCTGCCTTCAGGCCTGGACCAACAACAAGAAGACGCTCTACGAAACGCTCGAACTGGCGCAGCAGATCGGCGTGCATTACGTGGAGATGTACCCCGGTCAGCCGCTCGGGGGCGACCTGAAGGGCAAGACCGGCCCGGGCATGAGCGATGAGGAAATCGCCAAGACGCTTGAGAAGGCCAAGTCGTGCGATGTGACGCTCATCACGTGCGGCGTGATGGGCATTCCTTCCGACGAAGCGGGCGCGCGGGCGACGTTCGACTGGGCCAAGAAGATGGGCCTCAAGTACATCAACTCTGAGCCGGACCCCAAGGCCTTTGAGATGATTGACAAGATCGCCGGCGAATACGGCATCATGGTCGGCATCCATGACCACCCCAAACCCAGTCGCTACTGGAACCCCGAGTACGCCTACTCGCTGACCAAGCCCTGCAAGAACATCGGGCTTTGCGCCGACACCGGGCACTGGAAGCGCAGCGGCATGAACCCGGTCGACGTCGTCAACACCTACGGCGACGACATCGTCGACTCGCACTTCAAGGACCTGGTCCCCGGCGGCGGGTCGGCGAATCTGCATGACGTGATCTGGGGCACCGGCGAATCGAACGCCGCCGGCGTCCTGGCGGCGCTGAAGGCCAAGGGCTTCAAGGGCCCGCTGTCCATCGAATACGAATGGAAGTGGGAAGTTGAAGACCTGCGCAAGTGCGCCGAGTTCTTCTACGCCGAGTGCAACAAGCTCGCCAAGGAGTGA
- a CDS encoding CHAD domain-containing protein — protein sequence MKERPAAFHFEIGSLNIPLVLDAWSLVIPIFNMANSHRRGAADTLSSTMSPQGLPTSRRVFAARVLLKHLAALASQMHGARRAEDIEFVHQLRVASRRLRNALDLFDEALPRKLARRWTKQIRRLAKAMGAARDLDVQMVVVEKYLKELKAAGDREHRPGVERLLLRLSQQRGDVQPDVAGALDRFESSGTLEQMRESLVGMKVAARMHTGAPSAADLPGDARRVILLRLEKMLAFEPFIHSDQHVTEMHQMRIAAKHLRYTMEAYAGLFESRLREEIKNVRRIQTLLGDLHDCDVWLSSLPLFIEEEHERHVRFFGHGRGFAKIRKGIEHMLDNRRQKRREIYGQFVELWDELTKDKQWERLRDLLAEPMDDDTLNTPVEPTAAESAQDHPGPRSPAHGSAQASSPSSPPDRRRRQA from the coding sequence ATGAAGGAACGGCCTGCGGCCTTTCATTTTGAGATTGGGTCTTTGAACATTCCCTTGGTCCTTGATGCTTGGTCATTGGTCATTCCCATTTTTAACATGGCAAATTCGCACCGCCGCGGCGCAGCGGATACATTGTCATCAACCATGTCCCCGCAGGGTCTTCCAACTTCGCGTCGCGTTTTCGCCGCCCGCGTGCTGCTCAAGCACTTGGCCGCCCTGGCGTCGCAGATGCACGGGGCGCGCCGAGCGGAGGACATCGAGTTCGTCCATCAGCTTCGCGTCGCCAGCCGCCGTCTCCGCAATGCGCTGGACCTGTTCGATGAAGCGCTGCCCAGGAAGCTGGCCCGGCGGTGGACGAAGCAGATTCGCCGGCTGGCCAAGGCCATGGGCGCCGCCCGCGATCTGGATGTGCAGATGGTCGTCGTCGAAAAGTATCTCAAGGAGCTCAAGGCCGCCGGCGACCGCGAGCACCGTCCGGGCGTGGAACGACTGCTTCTGCGGCTCAGTCAGCAGCGCGGCGATGTGCAGCCGGACGTGGCGGGGGCGCTGGACCGCTTCGAGTCATCGGGCACGCTCGAGCAGATGCGCGAGTCGCTCGTCGGCATGAAAGTGGCGGCGCGCATGCACACCGGGGCGCCGTCCGCCGCCGACCTGCCCGGCGACGCCCGTCGCGTGATTCTGCTGCGCCTCGAAAAGATGCTCGCCTTCGAGCCGTTTATCCATTCGGACCAGCACGTGACGGAAATGCACCAGATGCGCATCGCCGCCAAGCATCTGCGGTATACGATGGAGGCCTACGCCGGGCTGTTCGAGAGCCGCCTGCGCGAGGAGATCAAAAATGTGCGGCGGATTCAGACCCTTCTGGGCGACCTGCACGACTGCGACGTCTGGCTTTCTTCGCTGCCCCTGTTCATCGAAGAGGAGCACGAGCGGCACGTCCGCTTCTTCGGACACGGGCGCGGCTTCGCGAAAATCCGCAAGGGCATCGAACATATGCTCGACAATCGGCGTCAAAAACGCCGCGAGATTTACGGGCAATTCGTCGAACTTTGGGACGAACTGACCAAAGATAAACAATGGGAACGATTAAGAGATTTATTGGCGGAGCCGATGGATGACGATACACTCAATACACCGGTGGAACCGACTGCGGCGGAGTCTGCACAGGACCACCCCGGCCCACGGAGTCCCGCGCATGGAAGCGCGCAAGCATCCTCCCCATCGTCACCCCCCGATCGCCGCCGTCGCCAAGCTTGA
- a CDS encoding HD domain-containing protein, which yields MTIHSIHRWNRLRRSLHRTTPAHGVPRMEARKHPPHRHPPIAAVAKLDAQQARDIAPAYRLAEDCLYEAGHAHQVARLALAIFDQLQPLHRLGSRRRLRLAAASLLHDIGRLEGAAGHHRTSLRYILESTLLPWSQRQRLIIGSIARYHRKSPPKPNHSHFVALSRADRQDVRILAGILRVADGLDASHRSLVRRVACSFSDRRITLSCITSRPADSELNAAIRKADLLTEVFDRDVQIEWRLASTLTPASAKAN from the coding sequence ATGACGATACACTCAATACACCGGTGGAACCGACTGCGGCGGAGTCTGCACAGGACCACCCCGGCCCACGGAGTCCCGCGCATGGAAGCGCGCAAGCATCCTCCCCATCGTCACCCCCCGATCGCCGCCGTCGCCAAGCTTGATGCTCAGCAGGCCCGCGACATCGCCCCGGCCTACCGGCTCGCCGAGGACTGCCTCTATGAAGCCGGGCATGCCCATCAGGTCGCCCGCCTCGCCCTGGCGATCTTCGATCAGCTTCAGCCCCTGCACCGACTCGGCTCCCGCCGCCGCCTCCGGCTCGCCGCCGCGTCGCTCCTGCACGACATCGGCCGCCTCGAAGGCGCCGCCGGGCATCACCGCACATCGCTCCGTTACATCCTCGAATCGACCCTGCTCCCGTGGAGTCAGCGGCAGCGATTGATCATCGGTTCCATCGCCCGCTATCACCGCAAGTCGCCCCCCAAACCCAATCATTCGCACTTCGTCGCCTTGAGCCGCGCCGACCGGCAGGACGTCCGCATCCTCGCCGGCATCCTCCGCGTCGCCGACGGCCTCGACGCCTCGCACCGCAGTCTCGTCCGCCGCGTCGCCTGCTCCTTCTCCGACCGCCGCATCACCCTCTCGTGCATCACCAGCCGCCCCGCCGACTCCGAACTCAACGCCGCCATCCGCAAAGCCGACCTGCTCACCGAAGTCTTCGACCGCGATGTGCAAATCGAATGGCGCCTCGCCTCGACCCTCACCCCCGCCAGCGCCAAAGCCAACTGA